The genomic segment GAGCCACCCTGCAATGGCCGTTGGATCCCGCCTCCGTGGGTCGCACCCCGATATTGCTTACGGACGTTCCACCACAGTCTAGCCTTCTCACCGAGGAGAGCTTTGGGCCGGTCCTGTGCGTTGCACCGTTTCGAGACGAGGCAGAAGCCCTGGCCCTAGCGAACGCTACGGACTTCGCTCTTGGCGCCAGCATCTGGACGAGAGATAAGCACCGAGCGCGGCGCGTTGCCACGGCGCTGTCCGCCGGCAGTTGCGCGGTCAACGACGTGATTCGCATGATCGCCAACCCCCACGCCCCCTTTGGCGGCAACCGGCTCAGCGGGTATGGCCGGTACCACGGACCGGAGGGGCTCCGCGCTTTTTCCCGCAGCAAAACTCTCATGATTGCTGGTAGCCTGCGTAGCCGCGAAATCAACTGGTTCCCGTTCACCGCCAGGACCAGCAGACAACTTGCCGGCCTGCTCAAGTTCCGCCACAGCACTGCCGGACCGATATCGCGGCTGGCGCGTTTATTCCTGGCGCTGTGGCTCGGAGCAGCCTGCTTTGCGCCCACTAACGCACAGGCACCTTCCAGCACCCGCCTCGACATCACTGTCCGCCTCACCCCCGAGGCTCATGGTGAACTGGCCTACCTCGTCTTTCAATCACCCGCAGGCTTTCCAGGAGATACTGCCAAGGCAGTTCGCCGGGGATTTCTCGCCATCTCGCCCGGCACCGCTCAGGCTCACATCGCGCTCGACCTGCCGGCGGGCACGTATGCAGTCAGTGTCTACGAGGACCGCAACGCCAATCACAAGCTCGATCACAACCTATTGGGCATCCCGCGAGAGCCGGTCGGAGCCTCAAACAATCCCCGCTGGCGCATGGGCCCCCCTCGTTTTGAAGATTGCTCATTCGTCGTAGGCAACAAGCCCGAGAGCATCACGATTTCCCTGGTGGGAGGACTATGAGCGGCTCTCACGGCTCAAAGCACGTGGCGGTTATCGGCGCCGGGATCGGCGGAATGTCGGCAGCCATCATGCTCGCTCGCCAAGGCTTCGATGTGACGATTATCGAGAAGAACGACCAACTGGGTGGGAAGTTGAATCAGTTACAGACTCAGGGGTTCAGCTTCGATCTCGGTCCGTCGATTTTCACCCTTCCCCAGATGTTCAGGCCGATCTTTGAAGGCGACGGGAAGCGGCTCGAAGACTACATCGCGCTCCGGCGGGTCGATCCGCAATGGCGCAACTTCTTCGAGGACGGGACGGTGCTTAATCTCTGGGAAAATCCCGAGCGGATGCGAGCCGAACTGGCGCCTTTCGGGCCGCGGGTGATTGAAGAGTTTGAAGCGTTCGCTGCCTACTCACGCCGCCAGTACCAGGTGGTCGAGCGCGGCTATCTGGCCCGCGGCCTCGACACATTTCTCCAGTTCTTGCGCTTCTACGGCTGGAAGGATGCGCGAGACCTCGACTACTTCCGCTCCATGTCCGGAAGCATCTACAAGCGGCTGAGCAATCCCTACCTGCGCGACATCTTCGAGTACTTCATCAAGTACGTCGGCTCCAGCGCGCTCGATTCTCCGGGCTTCATGAATCTCATGCCCAATATCCAGATGGAGTTCGGCCTCTGGTATGTATCGGGCGGCCTCTATCAGCTCGCTCACGCGTTCCGCCGCCGTCTCGAGGAGTGCGGCGTCACAGTCCGTCTCGGTCAGGAAGTACTGCAAATCGAGCACGCCAACAGCAGCGTAACCGGAGTGGAACTACGCGGTCGCCGTGGTGATGTCGATTTCCTGCGTGCCGATTTCGTCGTCTCCAACATGGAAGTCATCCCCGCGATGCAGAAGCTACTCGATTCGCCCGCATCCGCCATGAAGAAGGTGAGCCGCTTCCGCCCTTCATGCTCGGGGATCGTCATCCACTTGGGGCTGAATCGCGTTTACCCGCAACTCGCGCATCACAATTTCTTCTACTCACAGGATCTGCACGCCCACTTTCGCCGAGTCTTCCGCCAAGGGAGACTTCCCGACGATCCCACGCTGTACGTAGTGGCCCCCACCCGCACCGACCCCTCACAAGCGCCGCCGGGCTGCGACAACATCAAGATTCTTCCCCACATCCCGCCCCTCGACGAAAGCCGCCTGACCACCCGCGACGATTACATTGCGTTGAAGACTGTTTGTCTCGACAAGCTCGAGCGCATGGGCCTTGCCGATCTGCGCCGTCACATTGTCGTAGAGGATTTCTGGACGCCCTTCGATATCGAAGCACGCTACGGCTCCAATCGCGGCTCCATTTACGGGGTCGTATGCGATCGCAGAAGCAACTTTGCCTTCAAAGCTCCGAAACAGAGCTCGCGCTTTCGCAACCTGTTCTTCGTCGGCGGCAGCGTCAATCCCGGAGCGGGCATGCCCATGGTCGCCTTGAGCGGCCAGCACGTCGCGCGGATGATCGCCGAGCAATATGCTGGGGAAACCGCATGATCATTCCCGCACTAATCTGCGCGCTCGGACTCCCTGCCGGCTATCTCCTGATCCGCAGGGTTCCGACGTGTCCCTCCTCTGTATCCGCCACCGGACCCAGCCTCTCCATCATCATCCCGGCGCGG from the Occallatibacter riparius genome contains:
- a CDS encoding phytoene desaturase family protein, which gives rise to MSGSHGSKHVAVIGAGIGGMSAAIMLARQGFDVTIIEKNDQLGGKLNQLQTQGFSFDLGPSIFTLPQMFRPIFEGDGKRLEDYIALRRVDPQWRNFFEDGTVLNLWENPERMRAELAPFGPRVIEEFEAFAAYSRRQYQVVERGYLARGLDTFLQFLRFYGWKDARDLDYFRSMSGSIYKRLSNPYLRDIFEYFIKYVGSSALDSPGFMNLMPNIQMEFGLWYVSGGLYQLAHAFRRRLEECGVTVRLGQEVLQIEHANSSVTGVELRGRRGDVDFLRADFVVSNMEVIPAMQKLLDSPASAMKKVSRFRPSCSGIVIHLGLNRVYPQLAHHNFFYSQDLHAHFRRVFRQGRLPDDPTLYVVAPTRTDPSQAPPGCDNIKILPHIPPLDESRLTTRDDYIALKTVCLDKLERMGLADLRRHIVVEDFWTPFDIEARYGSNRGSIYGVVCDRRSNFAFKAPKQSSRFRNLFFVGGSVNPGAGMPMVALSGQHVARMIAEQYAGETA
- a CDS encoding aldehyde dehydrogenase family protein; translated protein: MTSVEADRIVEQARQAQSRWGALTVSRRCEHLSRLRQAISSECEGIAITIAQETSKPLLDSLSGDVMVTLEMLRYYESHAPKILRARRLSKPALFFRGIQFESLLEPYGVALIFGPSNYPFQLAMVPMITALAAGNAVVLKVSERAPATAHLIARLCAEAGLPADVVQVLHNDAADSAALIEARPDVIFFTGSTRNGQIVALSAAKHMIPSILELGGKDAALVFADCHLERAVEGITYGAYSNSGRVCVGTKRAFVQQSIYGEFVLRLGLRIAQLNVDKDMHADLYPLGEEESGLLCEQVEDALSCGATLQWPLDPASVGRTPILLTDVPPQSSLLTEESFGPVLCVAPFRDEAEALALANATDFALGASIWTRDKHRARRVATALSAGSCAVNDVIRMIANPHAPFGGNRLSGYGRYHGPEGLRAFSRSKTLMIAGSLRSREINWFPFTARTSRQLAGLLKFRHSTAGPISRLARLFLALWLGAACFAPTNAQAPSSTRLDITVRLTPEAHGELAYLVFQSPAGFPGDTAKAVRRGFLAISPGTAQAHIALDLPAGTYAVSVYEDRNANHKLDHNLLGIPREPVGASNNPRWRMGPPRFEDCSFVVGNKPESITISLVGGL